The Synechococcus sp. RS9916 DNA segment TGGCCCGCTGGCGCTGCTCCTCCATCGCGGCTTCAAATCCAGCCAGATCCACCGTGAGACCGTGCTCCTCGGCAATTTCCTGGGTGAGTTCAAGCGGGAAGCCGTAGGTGTCATAGAGCTCAAAGGCCTGGGCGCCTGCAATCTGTGCCGGCTTCGCAGCAAGCACGTCGGCCAGCAGCTTCTCGCCACGCTCGAGAGTTTCCAAGAAGCGGGCCTCCTCCCGCTTCAGCTCCGCCAGAATCACCTCTTTGCGCTCCAGCAGCTGGGGATAGGCCTCCTGCATCAGAGCGATCGAGGCCTCTCCCATCACCGTGAGGAACGGTTTGGCAATTCCCAGCAAGCGACCGTGGCGCACCACACGGCGCAGTAGACGGCGCAGGATATAGCCGCGGCCCAAGTTGCTGGCCGTCACACCGTCGCAAATCAGCTGAGTCACAGCCCGGCTGTGATCGCCGATCACCTTGAGGCTGGTTTTGCCCTTCTCGTCCAGGGCCTTGTAGTCCACCCCGGCCAGGCCAGCGGCCGTTTCAATCAGGGGATAGATCAGATCCGTTTCATAGTTGTTCGGCACCTGTTGGAGGATCTGCGCCATGCGCTCCAGACCCATGCCGGTGTCGATGTTGCGGTTCGCCAGCGGCGTGAGGGTGCCCTCCGCGTCGCGGTTGTACTGCATGAACACCAAGTTGTAGAACTCGATGAAGCGGTCATCGTCCTCAAGATCGATGCCATCGTCACCCAGCTCCGGCTTGAAGTCGTAATAGATCTCCGAACAGGGGCCACAGGGTCCCGTGGGACCGGAGGCCCAGAAATTGTCGGCCTCGTCCATGCGGATGATCCGCTTGGGGTTGACGCCCACCACATCGCGCCAGATCTGCTCGGCCTCGTCGTCTTCACGGAAAACGCTCACCACCAAGTTCTTGGGATCCAGGCCGAACACACCAGTGCTCAGCTCCCAGGCCCACTGAATCGCCTGCTCCTTGAAGTAATCACCAAAGGAGAAGTTCCCCAGCATCTCGAAGAACGTGTGGTGACGCGCCGTGCGGCCCACGTTTTCAATGTCGTTCGTGCGGATGCACTTCTGGCTGCTGGTGGCACAGGGGGCTGGCCGCTCCTGTTGCCCAAGAAAAATCGGCTTGAACGGCAGCATGCCGGCGATGGTGAGCAGCACCGTGGGGTCTTCCGGCACCAGCGAGGCGCTAGCCGTGCGCTTGTGGCCGCGCGCTTCAAAAAAGTCGAGGAAGGCCGCCCGAATCTCGGCACCGCTGCGGGGACGGGCTGCATCAGAGCGCGACGATCGTGCAACAGCCATGGTGAATTCGGGCGGCGAAGTCGGGTCCAGCAGCCATGATCACCCCTGAGCCGCCGCTGACGTTGGCCGCCCCGCTTCCCGATACCACCAGCGCTCCCACGGTCGAAGCCCTTCCGACCCGTGCGGCCCTGCGCTGGCGCTCCATCAGCTGGGCCCTCATCGCGGGACTTAGCGCAGGCTTGATTGGACTGATCTTCAGCCTGGATCTCTCGGTGCGTTCCGCCGGCTGCGGTCTGTTTTATGGCCTGCTGGCCTTCCATCTCGAACGGGTCGATCCCGAAGATTCACACCTCCAAGCGGGGCTGGTGGGGGCGATCTGCGGAGTGCGCAGCCTGGGCATGACCCTGCCTTCACCTTTCGCAGGGGCAGATGCCCTGGCATCATTAGTCGAGGACCTCCTATTGGCGTGGTTGCCGTTGATCGGCAGCGCACTCCTGCTTCACGGAACCCAACGCATGCTGTCCGCGTCGCGGCCATGAGCCTGCTGCACGCCACCTGGCTTCCAGCCATCCGCACTCCCACCAGTTCCGGACGTCCGGCGCTGCTGGTCTGGGCTGACACCTGGCGCGTAGCGGAACCGGCAGGCCCAGGCGTGACCCCGGCCATCCACCCTTTCACCCTCAGCCACGACGACCTGCGGGCCTGGCTGAGCGAGCGGGACCTCTTGCCCGACGGCATCATTGATGCCACTGCTTGTCTCACCCTGCCGAGCCGCACGGTGAAACCCCGCAAGAAGCGCGGCGACACCAGCCCGGAACCCGAAGGGTGGACCGGACTCCCCCTCCAAGCCGGTGAACCGATTCCCAAGCAGACGGAATGGTGGCCCTGGCAGGTGCAGGGTCTGGCGATCGAACCGGGTGCCGCCACCGCCTGGCTCGCCAAGCTGCCCCTGTCCGGCCGCAATCCCGACCTGGCCGATGAGCTGCGCTGGTGGAGTCACATGCAGCGCTGGGCCTTGAGCCTGATCGCCCGAGGGCGCTGGATTCCCCAAGTGGAACTGAGCAAAGGCGAGGGTTACCCCCACCGGGCCCGCTGGGTGCCTCTGCTCAACCGCGAGGAGGATCGCCGCCGCCTCGAGGACCTTGCAGCCCGTCTACCCCTGGTGGCCACCTGCGCTCTGCCCTGGCGTGAACCCACCGGCCGGCGCAGCAATCGCACCACCCGGCTGCGGCCTGAGGCGATGCGGGCCGCCAACCCCGTAGCCAGCTGCAGGCCCCGCAGCGGTCGCTTGCGCATCGCCACCTTGCTGGAAGGCCTGGTGGATGCCCAACTGCGCACGGGCTTCACACCCGCCACCGAAGGGCTCGATCCCCTGCTAGCGGCCTGGCAGGAGGCCCTCGCCTCAGACACCGGCGTGATCCAACTGGGCGATGAAGAAGCGGAGCGTCTGGCCACGGCCAGTAACCACTGGCGGGAAGGCGTCGCCGGCAACGTGGCGGCGGCCCGCGCCTGCCTGGAACTCGAAACTCCCGACGACGGAGAAGACCTCTGGACCCTGCGCTTCTCGTTGCAGGCCGAAGCAGATCCCACCTTGAAGGTGCCGGCGGGCGTGGCCTGGGCCTGCGGACCGAAGGGTCTGCAGCTGGGAGAAATCGCCGTGGAGCACCCCGGCGAATTGCTGCTGGAGGGCATGGGCCGGGCCCTCACCGTGTTCGAACCGATCGCCCGCGGCCTTGACAGCTCCACGCCCGAAGCCATGCAGCTCACCCCTGCGGAAGCCTTTGTGCTGGTGCGCACCGCCGCTCGCCAGCTGCGCGATGTGGGCGTGGGCGTTGAGCTACCCGCCAGCCTGTCGGGAGGTCTGGCCAGCCGCCTCGGCCTTTCCATCAAAGCGGAGCTGCCCGAGAAGTCTCGGGGATTCACCCTCGGAGAACCCCTTGACTGGGAATGGGAGCTGATGATCGGCGGCGTCACCCTGACGCTGCGGGAACTCGAACGCCTGGCGGGCAAACGCAGCCCCCTGGTGCGACACAAAGGGGCCTGGATCGAGCTGCGGCCCAACGACCTCAAGAACGCCGAGAAATTCTTTGCCGCCAAACCCGACCTCAGCCTCGATGACGCCCTGAGGCTCACGGCCACAGAAGGCGACACCCTGATGCGCATGCCGGTGCATCGGCTGGAAGCCGGCCCACGCCTGCAAGCGGTGCTGGAGCAATACCACCAACAGAAAGCACCGGATCCCCTGCCTGCACCGGAAGGGTTCTGCGGACAACTGCGTCCTTATCAGGAACGGGGCTTGGGTTGGCTGTCGTTCCTGCATCGCTTTGATCAGGGGGCTTGCCTGGCCGATGACATGGGACTGGGCAAGACGATCCAGCTGCTCGCCTTCCTGCAACACCTCAAGGCGGAACAAGAACTCAAGCGCCCGGTGCTGCTGGTGGCGCCCACCTCCGTGCTCACCAACTGGAAGCGAGAAGCAACGGCCTTCACTCCCGAGCTCGAGGTGAAAGAGCACTACGGCCCACGCCGGCCCTCCACCCCTGCAGCACTCAAGAAAGCCCTTAAGGGCGTGGATCTCGTGCTCACCAGCTACGGCCTACTGCAACGCGACAGCGAGCTGCTGGAGAGCCTCGACTGGCAGGGCATGGTGATTGATGAAGCCCAGGCGATCAAGAACCCCAGCGCCAAACAGAGCATGGCGGCAAGAGACCTGGCCCGCCCCGGCCGTAACAGCCGCTTCCGCATTGCCCTCACCGGCACACCGGTGGAAAACCGCGTCAGTGAGCTGTGGGCCTTGATGGACTTTCTCAACCCGCGCGTGCTGGGTCAGGAAGACTTTTTCCGTCAGCGCTACCGGATGCCGATCGAGCGCTACGGGGATATGTCGTCGCTGCGGGACCTCAAAGCCAGGGTTGGCCCCTTCATCCTGCGCCGGCTAAAAACTGATAAAGCGATTATTTCCGACCTTCCCGAAAAGGTGGAATTAAGTGAATGGGTGGGCTTGAGCAAGGAGCAGAAATCCCTCTACGCCAAAACTGTGGAAGACACCCTCGATGCCATCGCCCGTGCCCCCCGCGGCCAACGCCATGGCCAGGTGCTGGGCCTGCTCACCAAGCTCAAGCAAATCTGCAACCACCCTGCTCTGGCCCTCAAGGAAGAGCAGGCCACCGACGACTTCCTGCAGCGTTCCGCCAAGTTGCAACGGCTCGAAGAAATCCTCGATGAGGTGATCGAAGCCGGTGACCGGGCCCTGCTGTTCACCCAGTTCGCGGAATGGGGGCATCTGCTGCAGGGCTACCTGCAACGGCGCTGGCGCAGTGAAGTGCCTTTCCTCAGCGGCAGCACCAGCAAGAAAGAACGGCAGGCGATGGTCGATCGCTTCCAGGAGGATCCCCGCGGGCCGCAACTCTTCCTGCTGTCCTTGAAAGCGGGTGGTGTGGGCCTCAACCTCACTCGCGCCAGCCACGTGTTCCACATCGACCGCTGGTGGAACCCAGCCGTGGAAAACCAGGCCACCGACCGCGCCTACCGGATCGGCCAGACGAATCGTGTGATGGTGCACAAATTCATCACCAGTGGTTCAGTGGAAGAAAAGATCGACCGCATGATCCGCGAGAAGTCACGGCTCGCCGAAGACATCATCGGCTCCGGAGAAGACTGGCTCGGCGGGCTGGATATGGGCCAACTCAAAGAACTGGTCAGCCTCGACGACACTTGAAACCATGACTCACACTCCCTCCACCCCCGGCATCAACACCTCCCTGGGTGACGACGGTCTTGGTCAGCAGCCCTGGTGGGTGGAGCAGTGGATGGAGCTGATCAACTCCTACCGCTTCAAGAAACGACTGGAGAGGGCCTGGACCTACGCCCGTGAAGGCAACGTCACCTCGATCCGCTTCGAAGGCCGGCGAGTGCACGCTCGAGTCCAGGGCACCGGCGAAGACCCCTACAAGGTGAAGCTCTGGCTGGATGTCCTCAACGATGAGGACTGGCGCTACGTGCTCGAGGCGCTGACCCAGAAAGCCCGCTGGTCAGCGCAGTTGCTGGCGGGGATCATGCCTTCGGACATCGAACGGGCCTTTGCTGCCAGCGGCCGGCGGCTCTTCCCCTTCAAGTTGCAAGAGGTGCGCAGCGAGTGCAGCTGCCCCGACAAGGCCAACCCCTGCAAGCACATCAGTGCGGTGTATTTCCTGATGGGGGAACGCTTCAGTGAAGACCCCTTCGTGTTGTTTCAACTGCGGGGGCGCACCCGCGCCAAGCTGCTGGAGGACCTGGCGGAATACCGGCTGAAGGCCCTGGAAGCCAGAGCGAAAGCCGCTGCAGAGGCAAACGACTCAGAAGG contains these protein-coding regions:
- a CDS encoding DEAD/DEAH box helicase; its protein translation is MSLLHATWLPAIRTPTSSGRPALLVWADTWRVAEPAGPGVTPAIHPFTLSHDDLRAWLSERDLLPDGIIDATACLTLPSRTVKPRKKRGDTSPEPEGWTGLPLQAGEPIPKQTEWWPWQVQGLAIEPGAATAWLAKLPLSGRNPDLADELRWWSHMQRWALSLIARGRWIPQVELSKGEGYPHRARWVPLLNREEDRRRLEDLAARLPLVATCALPWREPTGRRSNRTTRLRPEAMRAANPVASCRPRSGRLRIATLLEGLVDAQLRTGFTPATEGLDPLLAAWQEALASDTGVIQLGDEEAERLATASNHWREGVAGNVAAARACLELETPDDGEDLWTLRFSLQAEADPTLKVPAGVAWACGPKGLQLGEIAVEHPGELLLEGMGRALTVFEPIARGLDSSTPEAMQLTPAEAFVLVRTAARQLRDVGVGVELPASLSGGLASRLGLSIKAELPEKSRGFTLGEPLDWEWELMIGGVTLTLRELERLAGKRSPLVRHKGAWIELRPNDLKNAEKFFAAKPDLSLDDALRLTATEGDTLMRMPVHRLEAGPRLQAVLEQYHQQKAPDPLPAPEGFCGQLRPYQERGLGWLSFLHRFDQGACLADDMGLGKTIQLLAFLQHLKAEQELKRPVLLVAPTSVLTNWKREATAFTPELEVKEHYGPRRPSTPAALKKALKGVDLVLTSYGLLQRDSELLESLDWQGMVIDEAQAIKNPSAKQSMAARDLARPGRNSRFRIALTGTPVENRVSELWALMDFLNPRVLGQEDFFRQRYRMPIERYGDMSSLRDLKARVGPFILRRLKTDKAIISDLPEKVELSEWVGLSKEQKSLYAKTVEDTLDAIARAPRGQRHGQVLGLLTKLKQICNHPALALKEEQATDDFLQRSAKLQRLEEILDEVIEAGDRALLFTQFAEWGHLLQGYLQRRWRSEVPFLSGSTSKKERQAMVDRFQEDPRGPQLFLLSLKAGGVGLNLTRASHVFHIDRWWNPAVENQATDRAYRIGQTNRVMVHKFITSGSVEEKIDRMIREKSRLAEDIIGSGEDWLGGLDMGQLKELVSLDDT
- a CDS encoding SWIM zinc finger family protein, whose protein sequence is MTHTPSTPGINTSLGDDGLGQQPWWVEQWMELINSYRFKKRLERAWTYAREGNVTSIRFEGRRVHARVQGTGEDPYKVKLWLDVLNDEDWRYVLEALTQKARWSAQLLAGIMPSDIERAFAASGRRLFPFKLQEVRSECSCPDKANPCKHISAVYFLMGERFSEDPFVLFQLRGRTRAKLLEDLAEYRLKALEARAKAAAEANDSEGDPAASDSTTNPDQVTPPHPAVLDPTLWWRYDASLDGDLVVITPAMEGDTGLDAAGELPLAEEPKFPDAKKQFLDHLRAQGQVLGQQAMLAAMTAGGG